Part of the Triticum aestivum cultivar Chinese Spring chromosome 4D, IWGSC CS RefSeq v2.1, whole genome shotgun sequence genome is shown below.
TACAATGTTCAATTTGTTTCTACGAGGTGCATGCATGTGATAAGGGCTAAAGGCACTGTATTTCTCACAAGAAATGCTTTTAAGGTATCCTGGTATGTTCTGTCTCAAGGATATGCACCACCGACAATGATGGTTTAGCTTAAGTATCATCCTATCCTGCAGTATTCAGATAAAAAAGTTTTAGTTGAGGACCTAAAAAGTACCTGAGTGGGTGTAAACCTCACTGAGTTCTGGTTAGGTTTATCTTGAGGATATGGCACTGGGTCAGCAGGAATGTAAGTCTCCACCCTTAGTTTTTCTTTCTGAGACCCTTCATCATCAACCATGTTGTTCTTGCTTGCGGTATCAGAGGCATTTACATTGCCGGGTAGAGCATGACTTATTTCCCTCATTTTCTTGGACAACTTGATCCTAAAGGGAGGGCTTGGATGCATGTTTTCTGTACCATCAGTATTGATGAATGTGACCTTCAAATAATGTTGAGTTAGACCAAATAGATAGAAAAGAACATCCACCTCGAGATAACTAGAATTGGATTACAGTAATTACCTGGAAAGCTGGAAAGCTTTGCACAACGTGGCTAGCATCAAGAAAAGTGTCCTTAAAATCTATAGTTTCCAGAAGATCAGGCATATTTATCCACTGTGCGGCAGAAGGATTTCCGTAACCCAAGAATATGTTATGCAACCATTCAGGAActacacatgtttcattcattagATCACGTATGGATTCTAGGATTGCTTTGAAATTATTTTCCTTGGGTTTCCTTCTCATTAGAATATTAAATGTCCCATAAACATTTTCTGCACCCTTCTCTGCTAACTCAGTAGCATCAATGTGATACTGTGCTGTATCTAAGGTAATTTTAACTGTACGAATCTCACCCTTTGGAGGTTTCCACTCATCCTTCTTTACCCTTCCTGTATAGTCATTCATGAGTCCCCCTTCCTCATCACGGATTTCAATCACCTCACAACCACGTACATATTGCAATCCTAACCTTTCAGGCACAGTTGATTTTGCAGCCTCCTCGGGGCTAAGAGGTTCAAAAGATGGGCGGATTGACAACAAAAATAACACATCATGCTCTTTCAGAGCATCCCACTCAGATTTTATCTGTGATCTGTAGCTTGATATGCTAAAAGTAACATCAGCAGTTACAGCAGAAGGCTTAACCTCTCCAATGTTTGGTTGCTTCACTTGTGTGATCCTAAATTCTTTGATTGGAACAGCCATCCTGGACCATCCACGAAAGGAAGTGTCCCCCTCATTGTTGATGTAAGCATGTAAATGAGGAACAGCTTCCTGAATATCTTCACGAATTTCATATGTTGATTCAAGACGAAAGAGATTAAAATTCCTCAGCAAGTAATCATGAAGTGTCAGAAATTGGAGATTGAGTTTTGGGAGGGCAAGACAGCCTTCTCCAGAATAATTGATGCTAGGAACAAGGCTCTCATCCCACATGATCTGTTCATTTGGATAAAGAGGAAGTGCATTAACTGCATCTTTCTGGGATTGACGCTTCTCAAAAAAAGCAACTACGACCTCGATAAGGAAATCACGCCTTCCAGTCCATGGATCCTTCTCTGAAATTATTTTAAGCTGTTTATAGAAGATATTAGTACATCAAATGACTGTTTTCCAACTTTGTTCGCGTAACATGTCCAAGTCTAGCACTGATAAGCAATGAGAAATAAAGGAACTACGGAGTGTTTTTTACTTTTTAAAGCTAAATATATGCAAGCATCCACATTTTACTATGTCATTTAGTAGTGCATGCAAACAAGGTAATGATTGCTGCCATGACGATGACTTCTCTGATCTACGTGTTCTTTACATTACGTTTACTTGATTGCAGTTGCCATTTAATCTGTAACGAATGATGAGGAACATGTATAAAGATGTTTTGTCCTTTTATCCGAGCAGTGGTCTTGTAGGTATGCATGCATTCCATCAGAACTTTCGCGTTAACACTAAACAGCACAACCCAAAAAATAGACCTTCAGTGACAAATAGCAAAAGAGGAAATATATCCAGCTTAAAACCATCTACAGTGCAAGGTGCTTGGAGAGGTGCTTACAAAAATAGACCGGTTTTtgtttaagcaccggtgcttatttgtagagGGCAGATGCTTAATTAGGCACCTCTGCTATAGAAATAAGCACTTGGTGCTTAAGAAAAAAAAGTCTATTTTattaagcaccttgcattgtacatgGTCTAATGTATTTGAAGGGAATAATGCCCAGATAATATTTACAACTAACAGTCACAATCTGGTAGTTATTTTTAAAGAAACAAGAAGCACAGAGAAATGAAATGAACATATAAATTGCTCACCTTATTGCAAACCAGATCTTGCAGTTCCATATCTGACAAGACAAGCAGCTTCTTTGTTAAATCAGCACGCTTATGGATTGAACCAATATTACACAAGGCAAGGTCTCGCAACTGCATCAATCGACAAATGAAGAGAAATTAACTATTTGCCTTCAGCAATAACTAACCCACCGGCCACCCCTTCCCAAAATGGAGTCTTATGTTTGTCATAAGTGAAACCTTTTTATGTTGTGTTAGAACTAATCTTGCCATATACCAAAGAGATGCATGCGTGAGACGGAAAAAGTCAAATTGAGTTGGATGTTGTGCAATAGGTGAACTAGCTATGAGCTGTACCACTGTAGCAATGTTGGTTATTGTGGCAGGCCGGTCGCTGTAACCCTGTCCCTACAGCCTCTACATAACGAGAGTCATGGGTGAGAGCTAGTAGCAATTGAGATATCTAATAAAGCTTCCTCCCACTAGTAgtagctgtgtgtgtgtgtgtgtgaagcaCATCTCTTTAGAGAGTCCTGGGTGAGAGCTAGAGAGAAGCTAGTGATTCTAACAATTGAGTTATAATATGTTGGACCAAGTGTGTAGAAAAAAATCAGCATCTATAATACCAAACCAATACCAATAGATACATCATGAAATATATTCTCAGTGTATTTATTTGGTATTATAGATATAAATATTTATTTctacaaactcggtcaaactttaaAAGTTTGACTTAGGACACAACAAATAAGTCTTGcattttggatggagggagtattatcaaGGAAATCAGTGTAAAGAATTTGTAACAGCATAAATAATAAGGCAGACACCTTAGGCACTTGTTTGAATGCTAGCAGCTGAAAAGCTTGGAAACGAGAATAGTGAGCTTGCAAGACATCATCATCACTAAGCTGTGTCCCAGAATTATCATTAATCTCAAAGCCTTCGTAGAACTGAAGTAAGTCCACCAATTGTGCAAAAAGACGCCCCTTTTCATGAGCATAAAGCATGCTTAAGTGGCACTTGGCAACGACAGCAACATCAGCGATAAGCGGCCTTAGAAATCTGCATATTAAACAACATTAGTggagaacatatatacataattACAATATTACATACAGAATACATTATACATGGAAAATTAAATTTTGGCTAACACTGTCAGTTGCCAGCAAGGTTTAACAGAACCAAGATGTTTCACTTTATGAATGCAGTTAGATGTTGCTAGATAAAGAAAGGACCTTCACAAGAATGTAAAAGAAATACAAATGAGAACATGTTTATGTTATGTGCATGGTTAAAAAAGGGTGCAACGACCAAGGGGCCACCTGCCCTTGCTTGGCAGGACTTGGAGCTCTTCCCCCATGCCACGCCTCAAGGCTCCAAGGCGTggatgagaagagagagagagactagaGAACTTCTAACTATTActcactccgttcctaaatatttgtctttctatagatttcaacaagtgaatacattcagagcaaaatgagtgaatctacactctaaaatatgtctacatacatccgtatgtggtagtccatttgaaatctgaaaagacatatttaggaacagagggagtatttcctTGTCCAGATGCACATGCATGAATCTCCCAATGAAGAGACTTACCAAACAATCTTGGCAAACCAAGAAAAGCACCTCTTAGTGAGATCTAATCAAATAAGTAATGCAATTGTATCTCGAGTATGAAACCAAAAGGTGACAGTTCAATCTTATCTAATTATTAAAACAGCTGAACAGCACTGTAGTCTATAACAGTTTCATGGATATGAAAAGAGCAATCACGAATAGCAAATCACAAAATGATGTCTAGTTGTCGCAATACATGGATAAAGAACAACAGGAAGATTAACACCATAGACAAGAGTAAAATATCTGGAGTTACAAATGCTCGTGGTGGAAAGAATCATAACAACTTATGTGTATGACTTTATTTCATATGCATGGGGACTTTGAAATCTGTATTGTCAAAGGAGAGAGACAGTTATTCTGAAATAAATTACACCTGAGTCTAACTCAAATGGGACACCGTTTAAATTTAGTAACTTGAGAGATGAAAATCCCTAGGCCTCTAACACATAGATTGCACCTTAGTCCTTAACATAGATGCTATGTTTCATAAGGACCTGCAAGTCTGACCTAAATCAATCAGACCAAGTGAAGAAGGATGTTGAGTTCCCAGGTTCTTTGATCTAAGTGGAACACACTTGAAGGGCTGAATAACCTAGAGTGCAATTTGCTCTCATATACTAGTCAAAGATGCAGCTTGATGCTACCAGTGACAAAAGTGTATGCATACCTTCTCGTAGGAAGCTGGCTCAACATATCAATCAGAAATTCCATGAATCTTTCACAATACAAGACACTAGAATCATCAACCTGCCCACTAAGGGATTCATTAAAGACAGATTCTTCTCCACCATCTTGACTAGATAATATGACCTTTGAATCAAGAATCTACAAAAGTTTCATGGTGGGGGTTAAGCACAATCCATATATAGAAACACCATATTAGATTGGAACAGTTTTCAAGGTGTACCTCCAGGAATTCTTCCATTAGGTTCCTAAGGAATTTATTCTCGAGCATTTCTGAAGAATTACCAGTTTTCCCAGCCTTTTTCCCTTCCTTCGcttcttttcttttaatttttgtCCACTTCTTAATCAATTCAGGATTAAGGCAAAGCTCCATCTGTAGATGTTTGAAACAATAAGGAACTACGAGAAGCACAAACAAGCTAGTCTGAGGTGAGAAAAACTTTGAATTACCTGAAGTCGTCCAAAAGAAAGAGTATGCCACAACTTTAAGCTTACTACCTGGAGTATAGTCTCCCGGACAATTTCATCCTCCAAACTCTGCAGTAAAGCATGAGTTAAAGGGGCACGGAGAGCATGCGCAAATTAAACAACAAACAGTACATAAATGAGCAGCCTCCACACAGCCAATTTTGAAGTCATTAGAGCAGGGATTCATAACCTTAAACAACCAGTGCATATATAACAATTTGATAGAAAGTTATGAAGAAATACATGTCAAACAACATAGCGGCCCACATTATGGTATTTGAAAGATAATCCTAATTTCCCTTCATTTTCGTAGAGGCATCTACATGTGAGCGTGTAGTAAATACCTGAAATGCGTTTATCATAAACAAGAGGTAGTTTGTCTTCTCTGCCATACTAACATTCCTATCCTGCAGACAACATAAGGACAAGACGAAATTCAGAAAAAATGTGGGAATATATCCATTTGTTCATTTGAAAAAACATGAACATAAGATTCAGCATGGAACTGAATAGGCGATAAAACTGTTTGCCTCACAgaaagcacaagtatggaaaaaagtAAGTAAACAGATACAGAGACCAATCAACCCATGGTTTACATTGAGTCTACAAAAAATCAACACCAAGCATCAGGAAAAACTTCAGTCCACAATTAACAGGTGCTCAGGGGACAAACACATCATTCCATACTACTAACTTCTCATGTTTTGTCAGGATATTCCACATTCCCAAGAACACTGAGAAAATACATTCTGGCCAGTGACTACTCACTAAATCTCATAAATCAAACACAATTCTGGTAGTTGCAGCACACAAAATGCAAGTTTGGTCCCACTGAGCCTATGACCACCTCTACTGGTTGCTACCAACCACTGAGCTCGTCCTAACAAAATCTCGCCCAGAGCAATCTGCTGAACATGGACCAAAACCGCCTTTGTTGAAAAAGTTCCAGCAAAAACTACTGAAAGTAGAGACACAAAGAAGAGAAACTAAATTTCATTGTTTTGCTAATTATGCTTCTCCACCCTACAGAGGCTCTGTTTTACTAGAAATACATTCATAGGCGAAGCATAGTGAGCAAATGGACAAGTGCAtcaaattttatttatttatttgagaGTGACAAGTGCATCAAATTGAACACACCTCTTCCTTTAGCTTGAGAACGCGCCATAGGAAGCCTTTGAACGCGTCCTTCCGGCCATGGAAGGATGTCCATGCCGCCACATTCTCTCGAAACTGCACACAAAATCCAAAACCATGTCAGACCCTACAAATAGCACAGAGAAATAAGCTACCATTGATTGGTAAATTCGAGTGtatgtgagggggggggggggggggggggggggggggggaccttttCGTTCACCATGAGGATCATGGACATGACGTGCTCAAAGGACGCGTCATCTGGATCGAAGTGTGGCCAAAGGTAGTTCTCGAGGTACTGGCTGACCTCGAGGATCATGACACGGTGAAGCGGGACCGTCTTGCGACCGCGGCCCTCCATACGGAGCTCAGTGGCGTAGATCTCCCTTACGAGGTCAGcatcgaaggcggcggcggctgctggcgAGCCCCAGTGCTCCGCGGCAGCGCGGGTGAGGCGGTCGCGCTGGATGTCGAGGAGTGTGATGGAGACGCCAATGGAGGCGGGGGGCTTGTCAGGTGCCGCTGAGGTGGAGACCTCGGCGGGGAGCGGGTACTCGGCGGCGCGGGGGTGCCGGAACTCGAAGACTCCGGTGCCGTAGACCTTCGGCATGGCCGCAGTTTGCGAGGTTTAGGGTTTCCGTGACAGGTCGGTGCGGACTGCGGAAGGAGGGtatgggtgagagagagagagatttgagaAGGCCAAGGGCAACTCCAACGCGGGGTGGGGTTAGGGCCGGTTCTTTTGCTAGCTTTTTTGGGCTTCCGGAATAAGCTGCTCCCTATCCAGCTTATTCTAAAAGCCCAACCAAAATTTCCTTTTTAGAAACTTACTAGTCAAGTCTTAACTACTAGGCTTTTAAAAAAATAAATTTGGTTGGGCTTTtagaataagctgggtagggggcagctttttgcagcttattctagaagccaccaaaagaactggcccttagagCATCTCCCGCTGTTGGCCCCtaaggggcgcctaaaatcgccgcctggggtgaCCCGGCGAAAAAATGGGTCtggggcgagttggcccccagccGCCACCCTCAGGGCCGGCCCCAGGCGCTGGAAAAAAAATTATGTAACAAATTTACGCAAAGTTCGGCTAAAATACGCCAAATTTCGGCAAATTTGAGCTTATATTCGCGGATTTAAGTCGAGTAGTCGTCATTACATATAAAAACTAATAAAAAAACTTGCTGAAGGCCGAGAAGTAgccatcgtcggccttctcctccttgactcgggcgcccctgctggacccctccccggctggtggcggcggcggcgcgtcgtcgtcgtcgtcgctgtcgtcgatgatgacgactcctccttcgtcgcggcctcggcggcgctgctcgaagcgccgcagggcggcgcgctggcgctccgtcGCTATCTTGATGGAGTCCTGGCGTGCCCATTCAAGGgtcgcgtcgtcgtcgagctcgaccttgccgtgctccgtcttcaccggcgccagccccggctccgtctttggcttgacgaagcgcggaggaggagccgacgaggaggcgcgccggccgcccttgatagaggcaaaggtgtcccgtctttcgatgagatgatgaatatcgctttgatggaagtcgactttgacgatccgactacgaacgtgcgaggacgtcgcgccttagcaatcgctaaaccaactccgagaggttatcgaccacgccggagcacgatcaacctgaccacgagggtctgtttcctgcgagcaaacgaagaacaggcaagaaactgagattgcaatctggatattgcgaatataagatgaaagctttattgatcaaggtggggttctgtgacgcctttgtctggtcgctgaacacaaacgaagtacgcgaagttgcagctatggcgaacttttaatctaaacaaaacccaaagtctaaacgacgccctaagggctgtatatatggaggaagaggggggaatttcgtggcccttgaggaaggggtccgaaaccaaccctatctcttgtttccccacacaacagactctaaaaacagcctatacttatgtatttcgaaattacatgggcctggcccaataataaggtgacgcagcacctagaatagcctctggacgaaagttatgaagtagcatcttgtatatttcgtccaaggcttcatgcacgcattatggtggcttcaacgtcctgaaatcatcacttgtaactccgttcttgttccccatgcgcatgccatcatctccatgcttgttcttgctccaatgttcatccttctcaaagctaggcccttcatttgtaagcaaaacaaatgtatccaatttaggcagcatcatattctcatgaacattagaatcattagcaagaaacgaaagtacctggtaatttaattggcgtgcgcgagctctagtaattggtccagtatgtatagcagcagggactgtgggtgtaataattgtattgatgtcctcatcatgactaccttggatacgaccaaaaatattgcatacatgcatatttgtcaggtgatttctagtgcaaactattcaataatctatttatgttatccagaacaaaaatacttcacacacttttgtgttttgtctaattgcaggtgtatgggacatttgtacaatccacatatgaagataaggcaaaaggagaagtttaggttctgttcaaaaagtcctctcacgtcacttttgggccaagagaagatagagtccaagtctctcacgttctggattcagattcggactgcacagacatacctgactcaaaacgccaacaactttttcatacggactccgaattgggtgattctttttttgttggaaactagatttcgtgctctttccaacccaattggattcacctttaaattcgtccggagcattgagttatggtcgaaacaatctgacgttgcaccagaatccgagtcaaactacaagtccaaaggtgttgcatcacctccacttgggcccatgagccttgtacgacctagggttggttttaggctgccttgggacgtcctcccacctccttggccgccaccccttgctcctatataagtagatccatctagtagttttttgcttgggttttgtttagattaaaagttcgccatagctgcaacttcgcgtacttcgtttgtgttcagcgaccagacaaaggcgtcacagaaccccaccttgatcaataaagctttcatcttatattcgcaatatccagattgcaatctcagtttcttgcctgttcttcgtttgctcgcaggaaacagaccctcgtggtcaggttgatcgtgctccggcgtggtcgataacctctcggagttggtttagcgattgctaaggcgcgacgtcctcgcacgttcgtagtcggatcgtcaaagtcgacttccatcaaagcgatattcatcatctcatcgaaagacgggacacctttgcctctatcaagtggtatcagatttccaggttgttcggtgagattttacagtttttcgtagtttagatcgagtctgttcttcatacctacagtccacgaaaaagccacaaaaaaaaatttagggttagttcatcatatccgaaccaatttgacagggcacacaagtgatattatttgtcgtcgttgtaagggaagaggacattttgcgagagaatgcaaatctcagcgtgtcatgattgctactgaggatggtgggtatgagtccgctagtgactatgatgaggagactttggctcttattacacgtgaagaacatggtggagatgattctgaaaatgagacgcaatacatggctcctgaagacgctgacaggtatgaatgtttagttgctcaacgtgttttgagtgtgcaggtcacacaagcagagcaaaatcagaggcataatttgttccatacaaagggagttgtgaaggaacgttctgttcgcgtcatcatagatggagggagctgtaacaacttggctagcatggagatggtggagaagctatctctcaccacaagaccacatccacatccttactacatccaatggttcaacaacaggggcaaggttaaggtaacacgtactgttcgtgtgcattttagtatctctacatatgctgattatgttgattgtgatgtggtacccatgcaagcatgttccttattactaggtagaccatggcaatttgataaaaattctgtacaccatggtagaaacaatcagtatactcttgttcataaggataaaaatattactttgcttcctatgactcctgattccattttgaaagatgacattaatagagctaataaagcaaaacaggagaaaaataagagtgaaaatcagattgtggcaaaggaatttgagcaacaaatgaaacctaataataaaccatctagtgttgtttctgaaattaaattgaaaagtgcatgtttacttgccacaaaatctgatattgatgaactagatttcagcaaatctgtttgctatgtttttgtgtgcaaagaggcattattttcattcgaggacgtgccttcctctttgccccctgctgtcactcacattttgcaggagttcgctgacgtcttcccacaagacgtgccaccgggattaccacctattcgagggattgagcatcaaattgacttaattcccggtgcatcgctacccaaccgtgcaccataccgtaccaatccagaggagacgaaggagattatgcgtcaagtacaggagctgctcgacaaaggttatatacgcgaatctcttagtccttgtgctgttcctattatactcgtgcctaaaaaggatggtacgtcgcgtatgtgtgttgattgtagaggcattaataatattactattcgttatcgtcatcctattcctaggctcgatgatatgcttgatgaattgagtggctctacaatattctccaaagttgatttgcgtagtggataccatcaaattcgtatgaaattgggagatgaatggaaaactgcatttaaaactatgtttggtttatatgagtggttagtcatgccttttgggttaactaatgcacctagtactttcatgagactaatgaacgaagttttacgtgctttcattggacgatttgtggtggtctattttgatgatatactgatttatagcaaatctttggaagaacatttggaacatttacgtgctgtttttattgctctacgcgatgcacgtttgtttggtaaccttgggaagtgcaccttttgcaccgaccgagtatcttttcttggctatgttgttactccacagggaattgaagttgataaagccaagattgaagctattgagagttggccgcagcccaaaacggtcacacaagtgcggagttttcttggactcgctggtttctataggcgttttgtgagagattttagcaccattgctgcacctctcaacgagcttacaaagaaggatgtgccttttgtttggggtaccgcacaggaagaagccttcacggtattgaaagataagttgacacatgctcctttactccaacttcctgattttaataagacttttgagcttgaatgtgatgctagtggcattggattaggaggtgtg
Proteins encoded:
- the LOC123097287 gene encoding RNA helicase aquarius, yielding MPKVYGTGVFEFRHPRAAEYPLPAEVSTSAAPDKPPASIGVSITLLDIQRDRLTRAAAEHWGSPAAAAAFDADLVREIYATELRMEGRGRKTVPLHRVMILEVSQYLENYLWPHFDPDDASFEHVMSMILMVNEKFRENVAAWTSFHGRKDAFKGFLWRVLKLKEEDRNVSMAEKTNYLLFMINAFQSLEDEIVRETILQVVSLKLWHTLSFGRLQMELCLNPELIKKWTKIKRKEAKEGKKAGKTGNSSEMLENKFLRNLMEEFLEILDSKVILSSQDGGEESVFNESLSGQVDDSSVLYCERFMEFLIDMLSQLPTRRFLRPLIADVAVVAKCHLSMLYAHEKGRLFAQLVDLLQFYEGFEINDNSGTQLSDDDVLQAHYSRFQAFQLLAFKQVPKLRDLALCNIGSIHKRADLTKKLLVLSDMELQDLVCNKLKIISEKDPWTGRRDFLIEVVVAFFEKRQSQKDAVNALPLYPNEQIMWDESLVPSINYSGEGCLALPKLNLQFLTLHDYLLRNFNLFRLESTYEIREDIQEAVPHLHAYINNEGDTSFRGWSRMAVPIKEFRITQVKQPNIGEVKPSAVTADVTFSISSYRSQIKSEWDALKEHDVLFLLSIRPSFEPLSPEEAAKSTVPERLGLQYVRGCEVIEIRDEEGGLMNDYTGRVKKDEWKPPKGEIRTVKITLDTAQYHIDATELAEKGAENVYGTFNILMRRKPKENNFKAILESIRDLMNETCVVPEWLHNIFLGYGNPSAAQWINMPDLLETIDFKDTFLDASHVVQSFPAFQVTFINTDGTENMHPSPPFRIKLSKKMREISHALPGNVNASDTASKNNMVDDEGSQKEKLRVETYIPADPVPYPQDKPNQNSVRFTPTQVGAIISGIQPGLTMVVGPPGTGKTDTAVQILNVLYHNCPSQRTLIITHSNQALNDLFEKIMQRDVPARYLLRLGQGEQELATDLDFSRQGRVNAMLVRRLELLGEVAKLAISLHLPEDVSYTCENAAYFWLLHVYARWEQFLAACVPNKENPSFVKDRFPFSEFFSDTQQPVFTGESFEKDMHAAKGCFKHLSTIFQELEECRAFELLKSTAERANYLMTKQAKIVAMTCTHAALKRRDFLQLGFKYDNLLMEESAQILEIETFIPTLLQRQEDGYARLKRCILIGDHHQLPPVVKNMAFQKYSHMDQSLFTRFVRLGVPYIELNAQGRARPSIAQLYNWRYRELGDLPYVHEEAIFHKANSGFSYEYQLVDVPDYRGRGESAPSPWFYQNEGEAEYIVSVYIYMRLIGYPANKISILTTYNGQKLLIRDVISRRCKPWNIEPPCKVTTVDKFQGQQNDFILLSLVRTRFVGHLRDVRRLIVAMSRARLGLYVFCRCSLFEQCYELQPTFQLLLQRPDKLALNLEECTPFTERPLGEAGNIHYITDVEDIGHLVNFRLEHLRQMQSMQYYAPHANADAAPPETGNGDIVLDNAKDGTEKENGEATDAVNNDKIEEDTVESKDDMVQEVNKMDEGNVTIEDKMGEESADEAKDKMVETTAEVAIENIVEVNANVAKYKMDEENALSKGVEQD